The Thalassotalea psychrophila genome window below encodes:
- a CDS encoding DcaP family trimeric outer membrane transporter, which produces MLKRNKIALATGLALLASAANAGYTFKLNEQDSITFGGFIKIDTRYVDGDVAYQDFWTGGGTPLAEDASKVKMFANESRFNMKFVHGEVTGFLEMDFYGGGGNEIISNSSHPRLRHATIKYQNMTFGQTWTTFMNTSSLAETADFAGPMVGTSFVRNTMVRYTNGGLQLAIENPESWGNDGIDGTPDADSANDDLPDFIAKYSFKGDWGNVSVSGLVRQLNTTDDDTESAVGVAVAGKIKTFGKDDFRFSVSTGNLGRYVGVTAATDIYNGEVEESTSYLLAYRHFWTEDTRSSVFIGNTTTEESDRDRSHYGVNVFKNYTPELSFGVELGSYDMDDDNVDASSMYAQFSAKYVL; this is translated from the coding sequence ATGTTAAAACGAAATAAAATAGCGTTAGCTACGGGCTTAGCCCTATTGGCAAGTGCTGCAAATGCTGGATATACCTTTAAATTAAACGAACAAGATAGCATTACTTTTGGTGGCTTTATCAAAATTGATACCCGCTATGTTGATGGTGATGTTGCTTACCAAGATTTTTGGACTGGTGGTGGTACACCGTTGGCTGAAGATGCTTCAAAAGTTAAAATGTTTGCTAACGAATCTCGCTTTAACATGAAATTTGTACATGGTGAGGTGACCGGTTTTCTTGAAATGGATTTTTATGGCGGTGGCGGCAATGAAATTATTTCAAACTCATCTCACCCGCGGTTACGCCATGCCACCATTAAATATCAAAATATGACGTTTGGTCAAACTTGGACCACCTTTATGAATACCAGTTCGTTAGCTGAAACAGCTGATTTTGCTGGCCCTATGGTAGGTACATCATTCGTTCGAAACACTATGGTGCGTTATACCAATGGGGGATTACAGCTGGCGATTGAAAATCCAGAATCTTGGGGAAACGATGGTATTGATGGTACTCCTGACGCCGACTCTGCTAATGATGATTTACCTGATTTTATCGCCAAATACAGTTTTAAAGGTGACTGGGGTAACGTGTCGGTATCAGGCTTAGTAAGACAGTTGAATACCACGGATGATGATACTGAATCTGCTGTTGGTGTTGCGGTTGCAGGTAAAATTAAAACGTTTGGCAAAGACGATTTTAGATTTTCAGTCAGTACAGGTAATTTAGGCCGTTATGTGGGGGTTACTGCCGCTACTGATATTTATAATGGTGAAGTTGAAGAGTCTACATCATATCTACTAGCCTATCGCCATTTCTGGACAGAAGATACTCGTAGCTCAGTCTTTATCGGTAACACCACAACAGAAGAATCTGATCGGGATCGTAGCCATTATGGTGTAAACGTATTTAAAAACTATACACCTGAATTGTCATTTGGGGTTGAATTAGGAAGTTATGACATGGATGACGACAATGTTGATGCCAGCTCTATGTATGCTCAATTTTCAGCTAAATACGTACTATAA
- the acs gene encoding acetate--CoA ligase yields MNASVNPDMFYPGQDVVDQANVSEYEKMYQYSVENREEFWAEQADTLGWYKKWDSVLDESNAPFYKWFDGAEINIVHNAIDRHLENSNRNKMAIIWEGENGQKRNFSYNGLNREVCQFANVLKSMGVEKGDIVTIYMPQIPELVFAMLACAKIGAVHSVVYGGFSTEALASRIDDAHSRVLITADGGWRRGKQINLKSIANEAMQRSPSIEVCICVKNNELDVEMEPTRDFWLHDLKALPIAGSKCETEQTSSEDPLFILYTSGTTGTPKGMLHTHGGYAVYTSTTHRMAFDIKPQDRWWCAADPGWITGHSYIVYGPLINGATIMLYEGAPNYPYPNRWWQIIENYGINILYTSPTAIRGLMRFGERWPKKHDLSSLRLLGSVGEPINPEAWKWYHHVIGNDKCPIIDTWWQTETGGFMICPLPITPLKPGSATKPFFGNEMAIVDDDGNEVGANEEGKLIVKNPWPGMARTVFKDDQRYADLYWSQDKEGKWIYLAGDSAKKDEDDYIWVIGRMDEVLKVSGYRLGTSEVESALVSHPMVTEAAAVGLPHELKGNAIHTYVILQSGIVGDKKLEQELRAHVGSEMGKIAMPECVEFVESLPKTRSGKIMRRVLKARALGEDEGDLSTLEE; encoded by the coding sequence ATGAACGCATCGGTTAATCCAGATATGTTTTACCCTGGTCAAGACGTAGTTGATCAAGCTAACGTTAGTGAATATGAAAAAATGTATCAATACTCGGTAGAAAACCGTGAAGAGTTTTGGGCAGAACAAGCAGACACATTAGGTTGGTATAAAAAATGGGATTCAGTTCTAGATGAATCGAATGCACCTTTTTATAAATGGTTTGACGGCGCTGAAATAAACATTGTTCATAACGCCATTGATCGTCATCTTGAAAACTCTAATCGTAATAAAATGGCGATTATCTGGGAAGGTGAAAACGGTCAAAAACGTAACTTCTCATATAACGGCTTAAACCGTGAAGTGTGTCAGTTTGCCAATGTATTAAAAAGTATGGGCGTAGAAAAAGGCGATATCGTTACCATCTACATGCCACAAATTCCTGAGCTTGTTTTTGCTATGTTAGCTTGTGCCAAAATTGGAGCTGTTCACTCGGTTGTTTACGGCGGATTTAGTACTGAGGCACTTGCTTCTCGAATCGACGATGCCCACTCTCGGGTATTAATTACTGCCGATGGCGGCTGGCGTCGTGGTAAGCAGATCAACCTTAAATCTATTGCCAATGAAGCAATGCAACGTTCACCAAGTATTGAAGTTTGTATTTGTGTTAAAAACAACGAATTAGATGTTGAAATGGAGCCAACGCGTGATTTTTGGTTGCATGACTTAAAAGCATTACCTATTGCTGGTAGCAAGTGTGAAACGGAACAAACCAGTTCTGAAGATCCATTATTTATTTTATACACCTCAGGTACTACAGGTACGCCAAAAGGTATGTTGCATACCCATGGTGGTTACGCCGTTTATACCTCAACGACTCACCGTATGGCATTTGATATTAAGCCACAGGACAGATGGTGGTGTGCGGCCGATCCAGGTTGGATCACCGGTCATAGTTACATCGTTTATGGGCCTCTTATTAATGGTGCCACAATCATGCTTTATGAAGGTGCACCAAATTATCCTTACCCGAATCGTTGGTGGCAAATCATTGAAAACTACGGCATCAATATTTTATACACCTCGCCTACAGCTATTCGTGGCTTAATGCGCTTTGGTGAACGCTGGCCGAAAAAACATGACCTTTCAAGTTTACGTTTATTAGGGAGTGTGGGTGAGCCAATAAACCCTGAAGCATGGAAATGGTATCACCACGTAATTGGCAACGATAAGTGTCCAATTATTGATACTTGGTGGCAAACAGAAACCGGTGGTTTCATGATCTGTCCACTACCAATCACACCATTAAAACCAGGCTCGGCAACTAAACCATTCTTTGGTAATGAAATGGCTATTGTTGATGACGATGGTAATGAAGTTGGTGCCAATGAAGAAGGCAAACTTATCGTTAAAAACCCATGGCCGGGTATGGCTCGTACGGTATTTAAAGATGATCAACGTTATGCCGATTTATATTGGAGCCAGGACAAAGAAGGTAAGTGGATTTACTTAGCTGGTGATAGCGCCAAAAAAGATGAAGACGATTACATTTGGGTTATTGGTCGTATGGATGAAGTACTGAAAGTAAGTGGTTACCGTTTAGGTACCTCTGAAGTTGAAAGTGCTTTAGTAAGTCACCCGATGGTAACCGAAGCTGCTGCCGTTGGCTTGCCACACGAGCTGAAAGGTAATGCGATTCATACCTATGTAATTCTTCAATCAGGCATTGTTGGTGACAAAAAACTTGAGCAAGAACTTAGAGCTCATGTGGGTAGTGAAATGGGAAAAATTGCTATGCCAGAGTGCGTTGAGTTTGTTGAATCATTACCAAAAACTCGCTCAGGAAAAATTATGCGCCGAGTGCTTAAAGCCCGAGCATTAGGTGAAGATGAAGGTGATTTAAGTACTTTAGAAGAGTAG
- a CDS encoding exonuclease domain-containing protein has translation MKDKLKQIISQFKSLNVQRLELLAKAPEGPLKQFLSVPFPDNKTEIADLDILAVDFETTGLNAKSDKLLSVGYVPIEHGLIKLGKSEHEIIHSSGDLHKDNVVIHQITDNEKANGLALELVVEKMLNALAGKVMLVHYATIERTFLQQACIELYGMAPIWPIIDTLALAKKRLDRSDTAYDPNQLRLINLRHSYGLPAHHEHNALNDAVATGELFLAQMRHYPLGFNTLLKEFVSK, from the coding sequence ATGAAAGATAAGCTAAAACAAATCATCAGCCAATTTAAAAGTTTAAATGTACAACGCTTAGAGTTACTAGCAAAAGCTCCGGAAGGGCCACTAAAACAGTTTTTGTCAGTGCCTTTTCCCGATAATAAAACCGAAATAGCAGACTTGGACATTCTTGCGGTCGACTTTGAAACTACTGGCTTAAATGCTAAATCTGACAAGTTACTTAGTGTTGGTTATGTGCCGATCGAGCATGGCTTGATTAAGTTAGGTAAAAGCGAACATGAAATTATTCATTCATCAGGTGATTTGCATAAAGATAATGTAGTGATCCATCAAATTACCGATAACGAGAAAGCCAATGGCTTAGCATTAGAGTTGGTTGTAGAAAAAATGCTTAACGCTTTAGCGGGTAAAGTTATGCTAGTGCATTACGCCACCATAGAGCGTACTTTTTTACAGCAAGCCTGTATTGAACTTTATGGCATGGCGCCCATTTGGCCCATTATTGACACTTTAGCGTTAGCGAAAAAACGCTTAGACAGATCCGACACCGCTTATGACCCAAATCAGCTACGGTTAATAAACTTGCGTCATTCTTATGGCTTACCTGCTCACCACGAACATAACGCGTTGAATGATGCCGTTGCTACAGGCGAATTATTCCTAGCGCAAATGCGTCATTATCCTCTTGGGTTTAACACTCTTTTAAAAGAGTTTGTTAGTAAATAG
- a CDS encoding putative nucleotidyltransferase substrate binding domain-containing protein has translation MSTELADIHDFIKAIEPFDQLPGASIASIVRNISICYVRAGEQLPPAGVQAPMLYFLRKGALAYFTEQDELLGKYGEGDICTVFCKPDENITVKVIPEEDTLLCAIAYDDLKKVINDFPNVLSFFMQTGAQRLKQQVLKINEEAIMASTLMNTSIEDFYHAPAVTIDQSASIKEAAAKMTELNFSCLVVVNGDVLAGIVTDKDLRRRCVAKGLDFNLPVSDIMTPNMEVIDINSSAHDALIKMTSQHIHHLPVMKSGELAGMITVTDLMNQEGLNAVNMSSTIGKAMSVEELVGISKMLPKLQIRMAKLGTTADHVGKTISAITCAFTVKLIKMAKQQYGPEPVPFAWLAAGSQARQEQFAHSDQDNALIISNDMRPEDDAWFKQLATFVSDGLAACGFIYCPGDVMATNDKWRQPKRVWQHYFDSWVNTPEPMALMHSSVFFDLNCVFGDADLLNEVQANMLEQTQRNTLFIAHLSGNALKLRPPLGFFRDFVLVSSGKNTKALDLKHNGIAPIVDLARIYALSEGITAVNTIERLKQASGTPSLSKTSAANLIDAYEFLGMLRAEHQARQLQDGIEPDNFLAPKEISRLEREHLKDAFKVIKTMQSNRQSTYG, from the coding sequence ATGAGTACAGAACTAGCTGATATTCATGACTTTATTAAAGCGATTGAGCCATTTGATCAGTTGCCGGGCGCAAGTATTGCCAGCATAGTGCGCAATATAAGTATTTGTTATGTACGTGCCGGTGAGCAATTACCCCCTGCTGGTGTGCAAGCGCCTATGCTTTATTTTTTACGCAAAGGCGCTCTTGCCTATTTCACTGAACAAGATGAGTTATTAGGCAAATATGGTGAAGGTGATATTTGCACGGTATTTTGTAAACCAGATGAAAATATCACCGTGAAAGTAATTCCTGAAGAAGACACATTACTGTGTGCTATTGCTTACGATGATTTAAAAAAGGTTATAAACGACTTTCCTAATGTGCTTAGCTTTTTTATGCAAACCGGCGCACAACGGTTGAAGCAACAAGTTTTAAAAATTAATGAAGAAGCAATTATGGCTTCCACGTTAATGAATACTTCCATTGAAGACTTCTATCATGCGCCTGCAGTTACCATAGACCAATCAGCATCTATTAAAGAAGCCGCTGCTAAAATGACAGAGTTAAATTTTTCCTGTCTAGTGGTTGTTAATGGCGATGTGTTAGCTGGCATAGTTACCGATAAAGATTTACGCAGGCGTTGTGTTGCCAAAGGACTAGACTTCAATCTGCCTGTTAGCGACATTATGACACCAAATATGGAAGTTATAGATATAAACTCTAGTGCTCATGATGCGCTAATTAAAATGACTAGCCAGCATATTCATCATTTACCGGTGATGAAAAGTGGTGAGTTAGCAGGGATGATCACGGTAACCGACTTAATGAACCAGGAAGGGCTTAACGCGGTTAATATGTCGAGCACAATTGGTAAGGCAATGTCCGTAGAAGAGTTGGTCGGCATCAGTAAAATGCTACCAAAACTGCAAATTAGAATGGCTAAATTAGGCACTACTGCAGATCATGTAGGTAAAACCATAAGTGCGATTACTTGTGCATTTACGGTTAAGCTCATTAAGATGGCCAAACAGCAATATGGTCCAGAGCCTGTTCCTTTTGCTTGGCTCGCTGCGGGCTCGCAAGCACGACAAGAACAGTTTGCTCATTCCGATCAAGACAATGCTTTAATAATCTCTAACGATATGCGCCCAGAAGATGATGCTTGGTTCAAACAACTCGCTACCTTTGTCAGTGATGGTTTGGCGGCCTGTGGATTTATTTATTGCCCGGGTGATGTGATGGCAACAAACGATAAATGGCGACAGCCAAAACGTGTTTGGCAGCATTATTTCGATAGTTGGGTAAATACACCAGAGCCGATGGCATTGATGCACTCAAGTGTGTTTTTTGATTTAAATTGTGTTTTCGGAGATGCTGATTTACTCAATGAGGTACAGGCTAATATGCTTGAACAAACTCAGCGCAATACTTTATTTATTGCTCATTTATCTGGTAATGCATTAAAGCTGAGGCCACCACTGGGTTTTTTTAGAGATTTTGTATTAGTTTCTAGCGGTAAAAATACAAAAGCACTAGATTTAAAACATAATGGTATTGCACCAATAGTAGACTTAGCCCGTATTTACGCTCTTTCTGAAGGTATCACTGCGGTAAATACTATCGAGCGGCTCAAGCAAGCTTCAGGAACTCCCTCTTTAAGTAAAACTTCAGCAGCTAACCTAATTGATGCTTACGAGTTTCTTGGTATGTTAAGAGCTGAGCATCAAGCCAGGCAGTTACAAGATGGTATTGAGCCGGATAATTTTTTAGCGCCGAAAGAAATTTCTCGATTAGAGCGAGAACATTTAAAAGACGCGTTTAAAGTGATCAAAACCATGCAGTCTAATCGTCAAAGTACTTACGGCTAG
- a CDS encoding DUF4212 domain-containing protein: MESNTSYWQENLRLILICLVIWFVVSFGFGLLLVEPLNEIRLGGYKLGFWFAQQGSIYTFVGLVFWYSSKMNKLDKKHNVEEE; this comes from the coding sequence GTGGAGAGTAATACAAGTTACTGGCAAGAAAACCTTCGCCTTATACTCATCTGCCTTGTCATTTGGTTTGTAGTTTCATTTGGCTTTGGTTTGTTATTAGTAGAACCGTTAAACGAGATACGTCTTGGGGGTTATAAACTAGGTTTCTGGTTTGCCCAACAAGGGTCTATTTACACGTTTGTTGGTTTAGTTTTCTGGTATTCATCAAAGATGAACAAACTAGATAAAAAACATAACGTAGAAGAGGAATAA
- a CDS encoding sodium:solute symporter family protein: MDELKLYTYIAVFGSFGIYFAIAWWARASSTSDFYVAGGGITPLQNGMAIGADWMSAASFISMAGLIAFLGYGGSVFLMGWTGGYVLLAMLLAPYLRKHGKFTVPEFIFDRYYSKTARIVAVICLIIASLTYIIGQMKGVGVAFSRFLEVDYGLGLGIGMMVVWVYAVLGGMKGITYTQIAQYCVLIFAYTIPAVFISLQLTGNPIPQLGLGSTLADGSGVYLLDKLDLVVTDLGFKEYTTDNMGGTLNMFAYTMSLMIGTAGLPHVIMRFFTVPSVKAARASAGYALVFIALLYTVAPAVGAMARFNLMNTIEPTAGENMVYEERPQWFKDWETTGLLKFEDKNGDGKVQYVADKETNEMVKVDRDIMVLANPAIANLPNWVIALVAAGGLAAALSTAAGLLLAISSSISHDLMKGVLTPDLSEKSELRAGRIVMTIAILVSGYLGLNPPGFAAGTVALAFGLAASSIFPALMMGIFSKKMSGKAAVAGMISGIGITMMYVFQHKGIMFIPGTSFLGGLEQNWFFGISPNAFGAVGAIVNFGVAFGVCKLTGDAPEHIQHMVENFRTPKGAGAAHAH; encoded by the coding sequence ATGGATGAGTTAAAGCTTTATACCTATATTGCCGTATTTGGTTCGTTCGGTATTTATTTCGCTATTGCCTGGTGGGCGCGAGCAAGTTCAACCAGTGACTTCTATGTTGCCGGTGGTGGCATTACACCGTTACAAAATGGTATGGCCATTGGTGCCGACTGGATGAGTGCCGCATCGTTTATTTCTATGGCAGGTCTTATCGCCTTCTTAGGTTATGGCGGTTCAGTATTTTTAATGGGTTGGACTGGTGGTTATGTACTGCTCGCCATGTTACTCGCACCTTACTTACGTAAACACGGTAAATTTACCGTACCAGAGTTTATCTTTGACAGATATTACTCAAAAACAGCACGTATTGTTGCAGTAATATGTTTAATTATTGCCTCATTAACCTACATCATAGGTCAAATGAAAGGTGTTGGTGTTGCGTTCTCTCGCTTCTTAGAAGTTGACTACGGCCTAGGCTTAGGCATAGGTATGATGGTTGTTTGGGTATATGCTGTATTAGGCGGCATGAAAGGTATTACTTACACCCAAATTGCACAGTACTGCGTACTTATTTTTGCTTACACTATTCCTGCCGTGTTCATTTCATTGCAACTTACTGGTAATCCAATTCCACAACTTGGTTTAGGTTCAACCCTTGCTGATGGTAGTGGCGTTTACTTATTAGACAAGTTAGATCTGGTTGTTACCGATTTAGGTTTTAAAGAATACACCACAGACAACATGGGCGGCACATTAAATATGTTCGCCTATACCATGTCTCTAATGATTGGTACTGCTGGTTTACCGCACGTAATTATGCGCTTCTTCACTGTTCCTTCAGTGAAAGCTGCACGTGCTTCTGCGGGTTATGCCTTAGTATTTATCGCCTTACTTTATACCGTTGCACCTGCTGTTGGCGCCATGGCACGTTTTAACTTAATGAACACTATTGAGCCTACTGCTGGTGAAAATATGGTTTATGAAGAGCGTCCACAATGGTTTAAAGACTGGGAAACAACTGGCTTATTAAAGTTTGAAGATAAAAACGGTGATGGTAAAGTTCAATACGTAGCAGATAAAGAAACTAATGAAATGGTTAAAGTTGACCGTGACATTATGGTTCTAGCTAACCCCGCTATTGCAAACTTACCAAACTGGGTTATCGCTTTAGTTGCTGCCGGTGGTTTGGCTGCGGCACTGTCCACCGCGGCGGGTTTATTGTTAGCTATATCATCCTCTATATCCCATGATTTGATGAAAGGGGTATTAACGCCTGACTTGTCAGAAAAATCGGAGTTACGAGCTGGACGAATAGTAATGACCATCGCAATACTGGTGTCTGGTTATCTCGGTCTCAATCCGCCAGGGTTTGCCGCAGGTACTGTTGCCCTAGCCTTTGGCTTAGCTGCATCGTCAATATTCCCAGCATTAATGATGGGTATATTCTCGAAGAAAATGAGCGGTAAAGCTGCTGTCGCAGGTATGATTTCTGGTATTGGTATTACTATGATGTACGTATTCCAACACAAAGGCATCATGTTTATTCCAGGCACTTCGTTCTTAGGTGGCCTAGAGCAAAACTGGTTCTTCGGTATATCACCAAATGCATTTGGTGCAGTTGGTGCGATTGTTAACTTTGGCGTAGCGTTTGGTGTATGTAAATTAACTGGTGATGCGCCAGAGCATATCCAACATATGGTAGAAAACTTCAGAACTCCAAAAGGTGCTGGTGCAGCGCACGCACATTAG